GCTGGCGAACGCGGCCATGCGCCCGAGCCGGACCTTCAACGCCCTGCTGGCCTCGTTCACGGGGTAGACTTTTTTGAGCACAATCCTTGCATGGAAGAGGGTGCAGGCTGAACACAAAATGCCCACCCTCAACCATGAAGGAGGCGCTCATGCGACAGCCAACCCTCAACCGGTCCTCCCGGCAGGACTCCCGCTCCCCCCAGGCTCACCAGCCCCACCAGACATCCCGGGCCCCGCTGACCCGGCACGCCTGGCAGCGGATGACCGCCCGGGGCATTCCTTCCGACGCCGTGGATGCCGCCTTGCAGTATGGACGGATCGTCTACACCCGGGGCGCGGCCATCAGCGTCATCGGCCGCAAGGAAGTCGAGCAGTGCCGCAAACTCGGGGTCAACCTTGCCGCCTACGAAGGCGTCCAGGTCGTCTGCTCTTCCGACGGGGCGGTGATGACCACCTACCGCAACCGGAATTTCCGCGGCCTGCGCACACCGGGCCGCAAGAAATCACGGCGCTGATCTCCACTACTGCACCGGCCCTCCGCCCCTGAACATGAAGTACACCGCGCCCACCAGGCACAGGGCGGCCCAGAGATAATCCAGGCGCAACGGCTCCTTCATGTACACGAAGGCAAAGGCGGCGAACACGCTCAGGCTGATCACTTCCTGCATCACCCGCAGTTGCCCCAGGGTGTAGAAATTGATGCCGATGCGGTTGGCCGGGATCATCAACGCATATTCAAACAGGGCGATACCCCAACTGAACAGGATCACCAGGACCAGGGGCTTGGCGGCCATGTGCTTGAGATGGCCATACCAGGCGAAGGTCATGAACATGTTGGAGAAGAAGAGCAGGATGATGGGTTTGAACATGGCGGATGGTTCGCGAAGGAGGACGGCCGACGACTCAGGCGCGAGCCGCGGGGAGGGATTTGCAATAGATCAACTTGTCGTCCCCCGGAGCGTAGAAATCCTTGAGCACGGCTTCCAGGGCGTAGCCGCACCGTTCGTAGAACCGCCGCGTGGGGTGGTAGAGATCGCGGGAGGACGTTTCAATATAGACCCTGGTGCCGCCCAAGGCCTGAATTTCAGCTTCGGCCAACTGGATAAGGCGCTTGCCCAGGCCGTGGCCCTGCCGACGTGGATCGACGATGATCCAGTAGAGATCAAAGCTGGCAATCGTGCAGGGAATGGGGCCGAAGCAGGCGTAGCCCATAAGACCCTTGGCCGCGTCCTCGGCGAATAGAAAAT
The nucleotide sequence above comes from Desulfonatronum sp. SC1. Encoded proteins:
- a CDS encoding DUF4258 domain-containing protein; protein product: MRQPTLNRSSRQDSRSPQAHQPHQTSRAPLTRHAWQRMTARGIPSDAVDAALQYGRIVYTRGAAISVIGRKEVEQCRKLGVNLAAYEGVQVVCSSDGAVMTTYRNRNFRGLRTPGRKKSRR
- a CDS encoding DMT family protein, which codes for MFKPIILLFFSNMFMTFAWYGHLKHMAAKPLVLVILFSWGIALFEYALMIPANRIGINFYTLGQLRVMQEVISLSVFAAFAFVYMKEPLRLDYLWAALCLVGAVYFMFRGGGPVQ
- a CDS encoding GNAT family N-acetyltransferase gives rise to the protein MNDLVALRGEVRAEDIPAIAGLAGATGFFTAQEVAVAAELAEERLNKGPASGYHFLFAEDAAKGLMGYACFGPIPCTIASFDLYWIIVDPRRQGHGLGKRLIQLAEAEIQALGGTRVYIETSSRDLYHPTRRFYERCGYALEAVLKDFYAPGDDKLIYCKSLPAARA